In Luteitalea sp. TBR-22, one genomic interval encodes:
- a CDS encoding cation-translocating P-type ATPase yields the protein MDHRTATFHVAEMDCAHEVAILEKRLGTLDGIVAIDADVLSRQLRVHFDGATLTAGGIAEAVAQTGMRAWPVTAGAAPPPADAGATWRLVVAGLACLLAMVLWALGLHDWLIRGSLLAAVALTAPSTLRRAWQALRGRRLDIHVLMTVAVTGALAIDEWFEAATVLVLFGIAQALEARSLARARRAIADVLTVTPPTADVVRGGATRTVPVEQVAVGQTVSVKPGARVPLDGVVSAGESTVNQAPVTGEAEPVLKLQGDVVYAGSVNGEGALAVEVSRVSSDSTVARIVHQVERAHAARAQVQSTVDRFAAVYTPIVLGLAVLIAVLPPLVTGASWLAWIERALVLLVVACPCALVIATPVAMVSALSAAARRGLLIKGGAVLERLAAIRVVALDKTGTATEGRLRLEAISVLGDFDEARALQLAASLEAGVHHPVAEAIVAEAASRGLAPLPVQAAQHVPGRGASGVVDGARVRIGRPDWVAAGNAGAPALPDVTAVLVVDDVPALAIDALDHACGTAASALAQLRRLGMDVALLSGDHDRAVARLAGDLGIGTWRARLLPEDKAVAVRELGAAGAVLMVGDGINDGPALAVASVGLAMADGGTAVAIEAADGAMMHRDLTLVPYAIALGRATLRTVRGNVALALAIKVAVIALAAAGLASLWLAVLADVGASLLVVALGLRLLSFRGA from the coding sequence GTGGATCACCGGACGGCGACCTTCCACGTCGCGGAGATGGACTGCGCGCACGAGGTCGCGATCCTCGAGAAGCGGCTCGGCACCCTCGACGGCATCGTCGCCATCGACGCCGACGTGCTGTCGCGACAACTGCGCGTGCACTTCGACGGCGCCACGCTGACCGCCGGCGGGATCGCCGAAGCCGTGGCGCAGACGGGCATGCGCGCCTGGCCCGTCACCGCGGGCGCCGCACCGCCCCCGGCCGACGCCGGCGCGACCTGGCGGCTCGTCGTCGCCGGGCTCGCCTGCCTGCTCGCCATGGTGCTGTGGGCGCTCGGCCTGCACGACTGGCTGATCCGCGGCAGCCTGCTGGCCGCCGTCGCACTCACCGCGCCGTCGACCCTGCGCCGGGCGTGGCAGGCGCTGCGTGGCCGCCGCCTCGACATCCACGTGCTGATGACCGTGGCGGTGACCGGTGCCCTTGCCATCGACGAGTGGTTCGAGGCCGCGACGGTGCTCGTGCTGTTCGGCATCGCGCAGGCGCTCGAGGCCCGCAGCCTGGCGCGGGCGCGTCGGGCGATTGCCGACGTGCTCACGGTCACGCCACCTACGGCCGACGTCGTCCGCGGCGGCGCGACGCGCACCGTGCCGGTCGAGCAGGTCGCCGTCGGCCAGACCGTGTCGGTCAAGCCCGGTGCCCGCGTTCCGCTCGACGGCGTCGTCTCGGCAGGCGAGAGCACGGTGAACCAGGCGCCCGTCACGGGCGAGGCCGAGCCGGTGCTGAAGCTGCAGGGCGACGTCGTGTACGCCGGGTCGGTGAACGGCGAGGGTGCGCTCGCCGTCGAGGTGTCGCGGGTCTCCTCCGACAGCACGGTCGCGCGCATCGTCCATCAGGTCGAGCGCGCCCATGCGGCCCGTGCGCAGGTGCAGTCGACCGTCGATCGGTTCGCCGCGGTGTACACGCCGATCGTGCTCGGGCTCGCCGTGCTCATCGCCGTGCTGCCGCCGCTGGTCACCGGCGCGTCGTGGCTGGCCTGGATCGAGCGGGCGCTGGTGCTGCTGGTGGTGGCGTGCCCGTGTGCGCTGGTCATCGCGACACCGGTGGCGATGGTGTCGGCGCTGTCTGCGGCTGCCCGACGAGGCCTCCTGATCAAGGGCGGCGCGGTGCTCGAGCGGCTCGCGGCGATCCGCGTCGTCGCGCTTGACAAGACGGGGACCGCCACCGAGGGACGACTGCGACTCGAGGCGATCTCGGTCCTCGGCGACTTCGACGAGGCGCGCGCGCTGCAACTGGCCGCGTCGCTCGAGGCGGGCGTGCACCACCCGGTGGCTGAGGCGATCGTCGCCGAGGCAGCCTCGCGTGGGCTCGCGCCGCTGCCGGTGCAGGCCGCGCAGCACGTGCCCGGTCGCGGCGCCAGCGGCGTCGTCGACGGCGCGCGGGTCCGCATCGGCCGGCCCGACTGGGTGGCCGCGGGGAACGCTGGCGCCCCTGCGTTGCCCGACGTGACCGCCGTGCTGGTCGTCGACGACGTGCCGGCGCTGGCGATCGACGCGCTCGATCACGCGTGTGGCACGGCGGCGAGCGCGCTGGCCCAACTGCGCCGCCTCGGCATGGACGTCGCGCTGCTCTCGGGCGATCACGATCGCGCCGTCGCGCGCCTGGCCGGCGACCTCGGCATCGGCACGTGGCGCGCGCGCCTGCTCCCCGAGGACAAGGCGGTCGCCGTTCGGGAACTCGGCGCCGCCGGCGCCGTGCTGATGGTGGGCGACGGCATCAACGACGGACCGGCGCTCGCGGTCGCGAGCGTCGGCCTTGCGATGGCCGACGGCGGCACCGCCGTGGCGATCGAGGCGGCCGACGGCGCGATGATGCACCGCGACCTGACGCTCGTGCCGTACGCGATCGCGCTCGGGCGCGCGACGCTGCGCACGGTGCGGGGCAACGTCGCGCTCGCGCTCGCGATCAAGGTCGCGGTGATCGCGCTCGCCGCCGCGGGCCTGGCGTCGCTGTGGCTCGCGGTGCTGGCCGACGTCGGGGCGTCGCTGCTGGTGGTGGCACTCGGTCTCCGGTTACTCTCGTTCCGGGGGGCTTGA
- a CDS encoding protein O-mannosyl-transferase family — protein MRGTAPFDRLVPAVAALFLCAHLAWLPRHLEDIDSINFALGLQHYDVAAHQPHPPGYPVFTLVARGVASVLEPLAPDPQARAAMAMALLSGLAAALALIALHRILRIVVRDASSPADSSLPGLVVLLVAAAPLFWITAARPLSDMAGLAAALGCQWLLLRARWRLEPLRTALLAGLACGLATGVRSQVAWLVVPLLAWVCVGVWRRFDLRAALGVAAASLAGVIAWAVPMVWLTGGAAAYRAALASQAGEDFDGVPMLFLQPGVRRLLVALGDTFVSPWGWWPVAAVAIALALVGLLALRARPALATWLTLGFLPYLVYHLLFQETETTRYALPLVPAVATLVVLALVRWVPRYAAPAAVVAAGVVLAVAGQAHQQYVGAGVTSGEAMTRLATDAQGAGATVLMHRRVWAETRRARATLTPTATYTLLPAPRSHEWQGATAALQRGVREIRWLVDPRRGDRGAIDPRAFRLDSAVRWPMPVAAMLGGMRPHAFDVYRVVDPQWMLGDGWGLSPELAGLSAAAGQGPSTTGSSAWVRTQPGPVTIVVGGRHLAPAGASPAVLEIRVGSRHATRVEVPPGPFAIVRTLPDVTGAERYVPLEVRALGITGDERIFLEQFDAQPVGTPVIALGTGWYEPERDVATGRQWRWVGDESHFDLAGLEGKARLVVAGTYPRHYDRQPVLEMFVDGRRVARHELPRPFRFEDVLDARPLDGRTRVTWRVSPSFVAGERTGTADARRLALEIGTIRVDAVR, from the coding sequence ATGCGCGGCACTGCACCCTTCGACCGGCTCGTGCCGGCAGTCGCCGCGCTCTTCTTGTGTGCGCACCTCGCGTGGCTGCCACGCCACCTCGAGGACATCGACTCGATCAACTTCGCGCTCGGCCTGCAGCACTACGACGTGGCCGCGCACCAGCCGCATCCGCCCGGCTACCCGGTGTTCACGCTCGTGGCCCGGGGCGTGGCGTCGGTGCTGGAGCCGCTGGCGCCCGATCCGCAGGCGCGCGCCGCGATGGCCATGGCGCTGTTGTCCGGGCTCGCGGCGGCACTGGCGCTGATCGCCCTGCACCGCATCCTGCGCATCGTCGTGCGAGATGCGTCATCACCTGCTGACTCGTCGCTGCCGGGACTGGTCGTGCTGCTGGTGGCGGCGGCGCCGTTGTTCTGGATCACGGCGGCGCGGCCCCTGAGCGACATGGCCGGCCTGGCCGCGGCGCTCGGTTGCCAGTGGCTGCTGTTGCGCGCGCGTTGGCGGCTCGAGCCGCTGCGCACCGCGCTGCTCGCCGGCCTGGCATGCGGGTTGGCCACCGGCGTCCGATCGCAGGTGGCGTGGCTGGTCGTGCCGCTGCTCGCGTGGGTGTGCGTGGGTGTCTGGCGGCGCTTCGACCTGCGCGCCGCGCTCGGCGTGGCGGCAGCGTCGTTGGCCGGCGTGATCGCCTGGGCCGTGCCGATGGTGTGGCTCACCGGCGGCGCGGCGGCCTATCGCGCCGCGCTCGCCTCGCAGGCGGGCGAGGACTTCGACGGCGTGCCGATGCTGTTCCTGCAGCCCGGCGTGCGGCGCCTGCTGGTGGCGCTCGGCGACACCTTCGTCTCGCCCTGGGGTTGGTGGCCCGTGGCCGCCGTCGCGATCGCCCTGGCACTGGTCGGCCTGCTGGCGCTGCGGGCGCGACCTGCCCTCGCCACCTGGCTCACGCTCGGCTTCCTGCCGTACCTGGTGTACCACCTGCTGTTCCAGGAGACCGAGACGACCCGGTACGCGCTCCCGCTCGTGCCGGCGGTCGCGACCCTTGTCGTCCTCGCGCTCGTGCGCTGGGTGCCGAGGTATGCGGCGCCCGCGGCCGTCGTGGCCGCCGGCGTGGTGCTGGCCGTCGCCGGGCAGGCGCACCAGCAGTACGTCGGCGCCGGCGTGACCTCGGGCGAGGCGATGACGCGCCTGGCCACCGACGCGCAGGGTGCCGGGGCGACCGTGCTCATGCATCGCCGCGTGTGGGCCGAGACGCGGCGGGCCCGTGCCACCCTCACGCCGACCGCGACCTACACGCTGCTGCCGGCACCGCGCTCGCACGAGTGGCAGGGCGCCACCGCGGCATTACAACGCGGCGTGCGCGAGATTCGCTGGCTCGTCGACCCGCGGCGGGGCGACCGCGGGGCAATCGATCCGCGCGCCTTCCGGCTCGACTCGGCGGTGCGCTGGCCGATGCCCGTCGCGGCGATGCTCGGCGGCATGCGACCTCATGCCTTCGACGTCTATCGCGTCGTCGACCCGCAGTGGATGCTCGGCGACGGATGGGGGCTGTCGCCCGAACTCGCCGGCCTGTCGGCGGCGGCCGGGCAGGGGCCCTCGACCACGGGCAGTTCGGCGTGGGTGCGCACGCAACCGGGGCCGGTGACGATCGTCGTGGGAGGCCGACACCTGGCGCCGGCCGGTGCGTCACCCGCGGTGCTCGAGATCCGTGTCGGAAGCCGCCATGCGACGCGCGTCGAGGTGCCGCCTGGACCGTTCGCGATCGTCCGGACGCTGCCCGACGTGACCGGGGCGGAGCGCTACGTCCCGCTCGAGGTGCGGGCGCTCGGGATCACTGGCGACGAGCGCATCTTCCTCGAACAGTTCGACGCACAGCCGGTGGGCACGCCCGTCATCGCACTCGGGACGGGTTGGTACGAGCCCGAGCGTGACGTCGCCACTGGCCGACAATGGCGCTGGGTGGGTGACGAGAGTCACTTCGACCTGGCCGGTCTCGAGGGGAAGGCCAGGCTGGTGGTCGCAGGGACCTACCCGCGGCACTACGATCGCCAGCCGGTGCTCGAGATGTTCGTCGACGGCCGGCGGGTGGCCCGCCATGAACTGCCGAGGCCGTTCCGCTTCGAGGACGTGCTGGACGCTCGTCCGTTGGACGGGCGCACGCGCGTCACGTGGCGCGTGTCGCCCTCGTTCGTGGCGGGCGAGCGGACCGGCACCGCCGACGCGCGACGGCTGGCGCTGGAGATTGGCACGATACGGGTCGATGCCGTTCGTTGA
- a CDS encoding OmpA family protein has translation MSRLKVVLPAVGLCLALGVAGCAKKAPAPAPAPPPPAPATTPAPPPPPPPPPPAPAPAAESPRALTEEELFAKKSLEELNAEKPLTDVFFGYDSSQLSEEGRVAVQKNMEWLKKWTGTRVLVEGHCDNRGTPEYNLALGEQRAAAVRDYLVSLGLPAERVTIVSKGEEQPFCTEEAESCYSQNRRGHFLITAK, from the coding sequence ATGTCTCGACTGAAGGTCGTGCTGCCTGCTGTCGGCCTGTGCCTGGCCCTCGGTGTCGCAGGCTGTGCCAAGAAGGCGCCCGCGCCCGCGCCGGCACCGCCCCCACCGGCACCAGCCACCACGCCGGCACCCCCTCCGCCGCCGCCCCCTCCGCCGCCGGCTCCGGCCCCCGCGGCCGAGTCGCCCAGGGCGCTCACCGAGGAGGAACTCTTCGCCAAGAAGAGCCTCGAGGAACTGAACGCGGAGAAGCCGCTCACCGACGTGTTCTTCGGGTACGACAGCTCGCAGCTCAGCGAGGAGGGCCGCGTCGCCGTCCAGAAGAACATGGAGTGGCTGAAGAAGTGGACCGGCACGCGCGTGCTGGTCGAGGGCCACTGCGACAACCGCGGCACGCCGGAGTACAACCTGGCGCTCGGCGAGCAGCGCGCGGCGGCCGTGCGTGACTATCTCGTGAGCCTCGGCCTGCCGGCCGAACGGGTCACGATCGTCAGCAAGGGCGAGGAGCAGCCCTTCTGCACCGAGGAGGCGGAGAGCTGCTACTCGCAGAACCGCCGCGGGCACTTCCTGATCACGGCGAAGTAG
- the pyrF gene encoding orotidine-5'-phosphate decarboxylase gives MSPILIALDVDRIAQADTLVSTLAPHVGGFKVGKQLFVSEGPAAVAPIVDRGLRLFLDLKFHDIPNTVAGAVRAGTRLGAWMMTVHASGGFDMLRAARDAAHEEAARTGGPRPLIVGVTVLTSLDDERLAAVGTTDGVRAQVQRLAALAREAGIDGVVASPQEITLIRDTCGSDFAIVTPGIRPASASKDDQARTMTPREAVAAGASYLVIGRPITGAADPAGAAAAINAEIAGP, from the coding sequence ATGTCGCCCATCCTGATCGCCCTCGACGTCGACCGCATCGCGCAGGCCGACACGCTCGTCTCCACGCTGGCCCCGCACGTCGGCGGCTTCAAGGTGGGCAAGCAGCTCTTCGTGAGCGAAGGACCGGCGGCCGTCGCGCCGATCGTCGACCGCGGGCTCCGCCTGTTCCTGGACCTGAAGTTCCACGACATCCCGAACACGGTCGCCGGCGCGGTGCGAGCGGGCACGCGACTCGGGGCGTGGATGATGACCGTGCACGCCAGCGGCGGGTTCGACATGCTGAGGGCGGCGCGCGACGCCGCGCACGAGGAAGCCGCCAGGACCGGCGGCCCGCGCCCACTCATCGTCGGCGTCACGGTGCTCACCAGCCTCGACGACGAGCGGCTCGCGGCGGTGGGAACGACCGACGGCGTGCGCGCGCAGGTGCAGCGGCTCGCCGCGCTGGCCCGCGAGGCGGGCATCGACGGCGTCGTCGCCTCGCCGCAGGAGATCACCCTCATCCGCGACACCTGCGGCAGCGACTTCGCGATCGTCACGCCCGGCATCCGTCCCGCGAGCGCGAGCAAGGACGACCAGGCGCGCACCATGACGCCGCGCGAGGCCGTCGCCGCCGGTGCGAGCTACCTCGTCATCGGGCGACCGATCACCGGTGCCGCCGACCCCGCCGGAGCAGCGGCCGCCATCAACGCCGAGATCGCCGGGCCGTAG
- a CDS encoding dihydroorotate dehydrogenase, whose protein sequence is MVDFTTPLGPLTLVNPLMAASGCFGYGVEYKEALDLSTLGAVVVKGLFMTEREGHAPPRIVETPAGMLNAIGLQGIGVHRFVKERLPELRALGATTIVNVCGVTLDEYVEVCRVLSDHEGVAAIELNISCPNIKEGGIQFGCSLPGTHDVVSAVRKATRLPIMPKLTPNVTDVASFARAAEDAGADAISLVNTFLAMAIDVETRQPRLTNVMGGLSGPAIRPIAVRMVYECRQAVKIPIVGMGGIATATDVIEFMLAGANAVQIGTANFADPFIWTTVMRDLEAYCVRHGVARLADLVGGVDIPKKKAAPAPACRPS, encoded by the coding sequence ATGGTTGATTTCACGACCCCGCTCGGCCCGCTCACCCTCGTCAACCCGCTGATGGCCGCGAGCGGCTGCTTCGGTTACGGCGTCGAGTACAAGGAAGCGCTCGACCTCTCGACGCTCGGCGCGGTCGTGGTCAAGGGCCTGTTCATGACCGAGCGCGAGGGCCACGCGCCGCCGCGCATCGTCGAGACGCCGGCGGGCATGCTCAACGCCATCGGCCTGCAGGGCATCGGCGTGCACCGCTTCGTGAAGGAGCGCCTGCCGGAACTCCGCGCGCTCGGCGCGACGACCATCGTCAACGTGTGCGGGGTGACGCTCGACGAGTACGTCGAGGTGTGCCGGGTGCTCTCCGATCACGAGGGCGTCGCGGCCATCGAGCTGAACATCTCCTGCCCGAACATCAAGGAAGGCGGCATCCAGTTCGGCTGCAGCCTGCCCGGCACGCACGACGTGGTGTCGGCCGTGCGCAAGGCGACGCGCCTGCCGATCATGCCCAAGCTCACCCCGAACGTCACCGACGTCGCATCGTTCGCGCGCGCCGCCGAAGACGCCGGGGCCGACGCGATCTCGCTCGTCAACACGTTCCTCGCCATGGCCATCGACGTCGAGACGCGACAGCCGAGGCTGACCAACGTGATGGGCGGCCTCAGCGGCCCCGCCATCCGCCCGATCGCCGTGCGCATGGTGTACGAGTGCCGCCAGGCGGTGAAGATCCCGATCGTCGGCATGGGCGGCATCGCGACGGCGACCGACGTGATCGAGTTCATGCTCGCTGGCGCCAACGCCGTGCAGATCGGCACGGCCAACTTCGCCGACCCGTTCATCTGGACGACGGTGATGCGCGACCTCGAGGCGTACTGCGTGCGCCACGGCGTGGCGCGGCTGGCCGACCTGGTCGGCGGCGTGGACATCCCGAAGAAGAAGGCAGCCCCGGCCCCCGCATGTCGCCCATCCTGA
- a CDS encoding dihydroorotate dehydrogenase electron transfer subunit — MIVDEPAEVLANRALSAEYNVVTLAAPRVAAAARPGQFVMVKTKPGLEPLLRRPFSIFEIVRGADGTPTGISILNKRIGTGTGQLFEARVGDRLGCLGPLGQPWPLVEATTRAWMVAGGVGLAPFATLTEALSARGVPLTLFYGARRGEDLYYAEWFAERGVELVLATEDGSRGVHGRITAPLGAALQATPADTPVAIYCCGPTPMMRAVADLADAAGRDAWVSLEQVMGCGMGGCYSCVVPVKTADGGSHFVRSCTSGPVFAASTLQWEGLAHHG, encoded by the coding sequence ATGATCGTGGACGAGCCGGCCGAGGTGCTCGCGAATCGAGCGCTGTCGGCAGAGTACAACGTCGTGACACTGGCGGCGCCGAGGGTGGCCGCGGCGGCACGGCCGGGTCAGTTCGTCATGGTCAAGACGAAGCCGGGCCTCGAGCCGCTGTTGCGGCGACCGTTCTCCATCTTCGAGATCGTGCGGGGCGCCGATGGCACCCCGACCGGCATCTCCATCCTCAACAAGCGGATCGGCACGGGTACGGGCCAGCTGTTCGAGGCGCGCGTCGGCGACCGCCTCGGGTGCCTCGGCCCGCTCGGCCAGCCGTGGCCGCTGGTGGAGGCGACGACACGCGCGTGGATGGTCGCCGGCGGCGTCGGGCTCGCGCCCTTCGCAACGCTCACCGAGGCGCTCTCGGCGCGCGGCGTGCCGCTCACGCTGTTCTACGGCGCGCGTCGCGGCGAGGATCTCTACTACGCCGAGTGGTTCGCCGAGCGCGGCGTCGAGCTCGTGCTCGCCACCGAGGACGGCAGCCGCGGCGTCCATGGGCGCATCACCGCGCCGCTCGGCGCGGCGCTGCAGGCCACGCCAGCCGACACCCCCGTCGCGATCTACTGCTGCGGCCCGACGCCGATGATGCGCGCGGTCGCCGACCTGGCTGACGCCGCCGGGCGCGATGCCTGGGTCTCGCTCGAGCAGGTGATGGGCTGCGGCATGGGTGGCTGCTACAGCTGCGTGGTGCCGGTGAAGACGGCCGACGGCGGGTCGCACTTCGTCCGCTCGTGCACCAGCGGACCGGTGTTCGCCGCCAGCACCCTGCAGTGGGAAGGGCTGGCCCACCATGGTTGA